One Candidatus Ornithobacterium hominis genomic region harbors:
- a CDS encoding sulfatase-like hydrolase/transferase: protein MKKWNYLLVGVGFLQSCYIQKGKKQESVQKPNFLIIYTDDVGYGDLSSFGGKIPTPHLDFLANNGVKHLRAYATAATSTPSRFSLLTGEYAWRKKGRGVVAGDAKALIPAGRQTVASVMKKAGYRTAIVGKWHLGLGGGDGPEWNANISNSPMDIGFDYNFIMPSTSDRVPIVLMEGRRIVNLDPNDPIQVSYKQKIGDWPTGRENPEMLRLKPSHGHDMTIVNGISRIGYQYGGKSALFRDEDLADQFVEKSIQFIQKNKEESFFLMLNTNDIHVPRMPHERFQGKSGYGLRGDAILSLDESVGRLTQFLKDENLLGNTIIIFSSDNGPVLDDGYQDQAKELLGEHNPWQGLRGGKYSSYEAGTRVPMFIYWQNHIQPKVSYNLISQVDLLANLAAFTHQNFDENQSPDTQNQWEAWLGNNSTGRDYVVQEALRLNMSLTDGRYKYIEATERPAKVAWETGIETGLSKDEQLYDLKLDPQEKNNIALENPALVAKFKQILAEEKSVK, encoded by the coding sequence GTGAAAAAGTGGAATTATCTTTTGGTTGGAGTTGGTTTTCTACAATCTTGTTATATTCAAAAAGGTAAAAAACAAGAATCAGTACAAAAGCCTAATTTCCTTATCATCTATACCGATGATGTTGGTTATGGAGATTTAAGCAGCTTCGGAGGTAAGATTCCAACGCCACATTTAGATTTTCTAGCCAATAATGGAGTGAAGCATTTGCGTGCTTATGCGACAGCAGCCACAAGTACACCCTCTCGATTCTCACTATTGACAGGTGAATATGCTTGGCGAAAAAAAGGAAGAGGAGTTGTAGCTGGTGATGCCAAAGCCCTGATTCCAGCAGGAAGGCAAACCGTGGCATCGGTAATGAAAAAAGCAGGTTACCGCACGGCTATCGTCGGGAAATGGCATTTAGGTTTGGGGGGAGGAGATGGCCCGGAATGGAATGCAAACATCAGTAATTCGCCGATGGACATAGGCTTTGATTATAATTTCATTATGCCTTCTACTTCAGACCGCGTACCCATTGTCCTGATGGAAGGGCGGCGAATAGTAAATTTAGACCCTAATGACCCTATACAAGTCAGCTACAAACAGAAAATTGGTGATTGGCCAACAGGAAGAGAAAATCCGGAAATGCTAAGATTAAAACCCTCACATGGTCATGATATGACGATTGTCAACGGGATTAGTCGCATCGGGTATCAATACGGTGGCAAGTCAGCTTTATTTAGAGATGAAGATTTAGCCGACCAATTTGTAGAGAAGAGCATTCAATTTATTCAAAAAAATAAAGAAGAATCCTTTTTCTTAATGTTGAATACCAATGATATTCACGTTCCACGCATGCCACACGAGAGATTCCAAGGGAAATCGGGCTACGGATTGCGCGGTGATGCGATTTTATCTTTGGATGAAAGTGTTGGGAGGTTGACTCAATTTCTCAAAGATGAAAATTTACTCGGCAATACCATCATCATCTTTTCTAGCGATAACGGTCCTGTGTTGGATGACGGCTACCAAGACCAAGCAAAAGAATTGCTTGGCGAACACAACCCATGGCAAGGCTTAAGAGGAGGTAAATATAGCTCTTACGAAGCTGGGACACGTGTGCCGATGTTTATCTATTGGCAAAACCATATTCAACCAAAGGTTTCATACAATCTCATCAGTCAAGTGGATTTGTTGGCTAATTTAGCAGCTTTCACACATCAAAATTTCGATGAAAATCAGTCTCCAGATACGCAAAATCAATGGGAAGCTTGGCTGGGGAACAACTCAACGGGGAGAGATTACGTAGTGCAAGAGGCTTTGCGCCTGAATATGAGCCTTACCGATGGACGCTACAAATACATAGAAGCCACAGAGCGACCAGCTAAAGTTGCGTGGGAAACAGGCATTGAGACTGGGCTCTCTAAAGACGAGCAACTATATGATTTGAAACTTGACCCGCAAGAGAAAAACAATATTGCCCTAGAAAACCCTGCCTTGGTAGCTAAATTCAAGCAAATTCTAGCGGAAGAAAAGAGTGTAAAATAA
- a CDS encoding TlpA family protein disulfide reductase: MKNKFYTNLLVLLLAPFLFSGCGKKLAQEPENFNPETLNQVVYDTQENEYSIGEIVKNQASFTVLEVWASWCGDCVKSLPKVEYFQKKYPYVNFIFLSVDDSAEDWQNGIQKHFANHHINGEHYFFNTGWAKDSSNAFINWAKLDWIPRYILLDQNGKVLVYNAQSIDDEIFENFLKP, encoded by the coding sequence ATGAAAAATAAATTTTATACAAACTTGCTGGTTTTACTCTTAGCTCCTTTCTTATTTAGCGGATGCGGAAAAAAATTAGCTCAAGAGCCTGAAAATTTCAATCCTGAAACTTTAAATCAAGTTGTTTATGATACTCAAGAAAACGAATATTCGATAGGAGAGATCGTCAAAAATCAAGCTTCTTTCACCGTTTTAGAAGTTTGGGCAAGTTGGTGTGGAGATTGTGTGAAGTCTTTGCCTAAAGTAGAATATTTTCAAAAAAAATACCCTTATGTTAATTTTATTTTCCTCTCGGTAGATGACTCAGCAGAAGATTGGCAAAACGGTATTCAGAAGCACTTTGCTAACCATCACATCAATGGTGAACATTATTTCTTTAACACTGGCTGGGCGAAAGATTCCTCCAACGCCTTTATCAATTGGGCAAAATTGGATTGGATTCCACGCTATATCTTGCTAGACCAAAACGGGAAAGTACTGGTTTACAACGCACAAAGTATTGACGATGAAATTTTTGAAAATTTTCTAAAGCCTTAG
- the hemE gene encoding uroporphyrinogen decarboxylase, producing MAIKNDLFLKALRGEEVSRPPVWMMRQAGRYLPEFIELKKKYDFFTRCQTPELASEITLQPFHRFPIDAAILFSDILVVPQALGLNFEMKPGVGPWLENPVKSAKDVAKLRDGDVNDELQYVFDAIDLTKKGLNDEIPLIGFAGSPWTIFCYAVQGQGSKNFDKAKAFAFSQPEAAHQLLQKITTATIYYLKEKVAQGCNAVQVFDSWGGMLSPKDYQEFSYQYIEQIVNELYTEAPVVVFGKGCWFALEKMSQSNASALGVDWTITPQLARELTGFKKTLQGNFDPSRLFSSPEIIEQMVTEMIDDFGVYKYVANLGHGILPNVPLENAQAFIEAVVNYKSKS from the coding sequence ATGGCAATCAAAAATGATTTATTTTTAAAAGCTTTGAGGGGAGAAGAAGTCTCGCGTCCACCTGTATGGATGATGCGCCAAGCGGGACGTTATTTACCTGAATTTATAGAGCTTAAAAAGAAATATGATTTTTTTACACGTTGCCAAACGCCAGAGTTAGCGAGTGAAATCACGCTTCAGCCGTTTCATCGATTCCCGATAGATGCCGCCATTCTGTTTTCAGATATTCTAGTTGTGCCACAAGCTTTGGGGTTAAATTTTGAAATGAAACCTGGCGTAGGACCATGGTTAGAAAATCCTGTGAAATCAGCAAAAGATGTAGCAAAACTGAGAGATGGCGATGTGAATGATGAATTACAATACGTTTTTGATGCAATTGATTTGACAAAAAAGGGATTAAATGATGAGATTCCTTTGATTGGTTTTGCTGGTTCCCCTTGGACTATTTTTTGCTATGCCGTGCAAGGTCAGGGTTCTAAAAATTTTGATAAAGCAAAGGCTTTTGCCTTCTCTCAACCCGAAGCGGCACATCAGTTATTGCAAAAAATTACCACCGCCACGATTTATTATTTAAAAGAAAAAGTAGCACAGGGTTGTAATGCAGTTCAGGTTTTTGATAGCTGGGGGGGGATGCTTTCGCCCAAAGATTATCAAGAATTTTCTTACCAATACATCGAGCAAATTGTTAACGAATTATACACTGAAGCACCAGTCGTTGTTTTTGGCAAAGGTTGTTGGTTTGCTTTAGAAAAAATGTCACAAAGCAATGCTTCAGCTCTAGGCGTTGACTGGACAATAACGCCACAATTAGCTCGAGAACTCACTGGATTTAAGAAAACTTTACAAGGGAATTTTGACCCAAGCCGATTGTTTTCTTCACCAGAAATCATTGAGCAAATGGTGACCGAAATGATTGATGACTTTGGGGTTTATAAATATGTTGCAAATCTAGGGCATGGTATTCTGCCTAATGTCCCATTAGAAAATGCCCAAGCTTTTATAGAAGCTGTAGTCAATTACAAGAGTAAATCTTGA
- the bcp gene encoding thioredoxin-dependent thiol peroxidase, which translates to MLEKGDQIPNVAGIDQNGKEIRLEQFRGKKLVIFFYPKASTPGCTKEACNLNDYRKELERFGYQIIGVSADSVKRQKNFSDKYEFQYPLIADENKEIIQAFGVWGPKKFMGKEYQGIHRTTFLVDENGIIEEVIKNVKTKEHAQQILNQ; encoded by the coding sequence ATGTTAGAAAAAGGCGATCAAATTCCTAATGTTGCAGGAATAGACCAAAACGGGAAGGAAATTAGGCTAGAGCAGTTCCGAGGCAAAAAGCTAGTGATTTTCTTTTACCCAAAAGCTAGCACACCAGGTTGCACCAAAGAAGCCTGTAACTTGAATGACTACCGAAAAGAATTAGAAAGGTTTGGTTATCAAATAATTGGAGTGAGTGCAGATTCAGTGAAGCGACAAAAAAACTTTAGTGATAAATATGAATTTCAGTATCCGCTAATTGCAGATGAAAACAAAGAAATCATTCAAGCTTTTGGTGTTTGGGGGCCAAAAAAATTCATGGGGAAAGAATATCAAGGGATTCACCGTACAACCTTTCTAGTGGATGAAAATGGCATCATAGAAGAAGTTATTAAAAACGTGAAAACAAAAGAACACGCACAGCAAATTTTAAATCAATAA
- a CDS encoding aminoacyl-histidine dipeptidase, which translates to MNQEIRNLKPRALWNFFADLNAVPRASKKEEKIRRFMVDFGKSLNLETLEDEIGNVIIKKPASKGMENRKTVILQSHLDMVHQKNDDTDFDFDTQGIEMKVDGDWVMAKGTTLGADNGLGVASIMAILASQDIQHPPIEALFTIDEETGMTGAQQLDGSLLNGKILLNLDTEDDDEIGIGCAGGVDVTAHRTYELESVNDDESYGMKISVKGLKGGHSGMEIHKGLGNSNKILARLLTSVESKFRIAEFEGGGLRNAIPREAWAKIVVKNEDVAEIGRAIEAKAWDIKKEFNEVDPKLQILIDAKVTALDKTLSEKDTEDFLSLIKNLHNGVYKMSENMPGLVEASNNVAKIELKEGKAEIENLTRSSMESTKDEVSQLLEEAFSKAGFTTELSGSYPGWQPNPNSEILKLLENLYLEMFSHKPNIVACHAGLECGILGERIPGLDMISLGPTILGAHSPDEKVSISSTQKFWKYLLNILEKIPNK; encoded by the coding sequence ATGAATCAAGAAATTAGAAATCTTAAACCAAGAGCTTTGTGGAATTTTTTTGCTGACTTGAATGCAGTTCCTCGAGCTTCTAAAAAGGAAGAAAAAATCCGTCGTTTTATGGTGGATTTTGGGAAATCATTAAACCTAGAAACCTTGGAAGATGAAATAGGCAACGTCATCATTAAAAAACCAGCTTCTAAGGGAATGGAAAATCGCAAGACAGTGATTCTGCAATCGCATTTGGATATGGTTCATCAGAAAAATGATGACACCGATTTTGACTTTGATACGCAAGGAATTGAAATGAAAGTTGATGGCGATTGGGTCATGGCAAAGGGCACAACTTTGGGTGCAGACAATGGCTTGGGAGTTGCAAGCATCATGGCTATTTTGGCTTCTCAAGATATTCAGCATCCGCCAATCGAAGCGCTTTTCACCATAGATGAAGAAACGGGAATGACTGGTGCGCAGCAACTGGACGGGAGTCTACTCAATGGTAAAATTCTTCTTAATCTTGATACTGAAGATGATGATGAAATCGGGATTGGCTGTGCTGGCGGCGTGGATGTCACAGCTCACCGAACTTATGAGCTAGAGAGCGTGAACGATGATGAATCCTATGGTATGAAAATCAGCGTGAAAGGATTGAAAGGTGGCCACAGTGGAATGGAAATTCATAAAGGCTTAGGAAATTCTAATAAAATTCTTGCTCGCTTGTTGACTTCAGTGGAATCTAAATTTAGAATTGCTGAGTTTGAAGGTGGGGGGTTACGAAATGCTATCCCGCGGGAAGCTTGGGCAAAAATTGTTGTGAAAAATGAGGATGTGGCAGAAATAGGGAGAGCTATAGAAGCTAAAGCTTGGGATATCAAAAAGGAGTTTAATGAAGTTGACCCTAAACTTCAAATCCTCATCGACGCAAAAGTAACTGCTCTAGATAAAACTTTGAGTGAAAAAGATACTGAAGATTTTTTAAGCCTTATTAAAAATTTACACAACGGTGTCTATAAAATGAGCGAAAACATGCCTGGCCTAGTAGAAGCATCTAATAATGTTGCTAAAATTGAACTGAAAGAGGGCAAGGCTGAAATTGAAAATTTGACGCGCAGCAGCATGGAATCAACAAAGGATGAAGTTTCTCAACTTCTAGAGGAAGCTTTTTCTAAGGCTGGTTTTACTACAGAATTGTCAGGCTCTTACCCAGGTTGGCAGCCAAATCCTAATTCTGAGATTTTAAAGCTTTTAGAAAATCTTTACCTTGAGATGTTCAGTCATAAGCCCAATATTGTTGCTTGCCACGCAGGTTTAGAATGTGGGATTTTGGGCGAGAGAATTCCTGGTTTAGATATGATTTCACTTGGCCCGACGATACTTGGGGCTCATTCACCTGATGAGAAGGTAAGCATTTCTTCAACTCAAAAATTTTGGAAATATTTGCTCAATATTTTAGAAAAAATACCAAATAAGTAG
- a CDS encoding lysophospholipid acyltransferase family protein, which yields MKIISGALSFLWRIWFVLITILFTLFFAPFVIFPLSFREKDTKYLAQALRLWAQLIFYGSGLSYQLHSHEKLDHNQAYIIVANHTSLMDIMLMLIIVKQPLVFVGKAELSKLPIFGPVYKRVNIPVDRQNAASRALVFRKVSEKIKQGKSVCIFPEGGVPNSQVFLDDFKDGPFALSAILKIPMVVFSFCGMKERLPYGYFTGGPGRVEVFLNEIIPAGKFEKKEIPKYKEYVYQQIYQQLKIYEENKNF from the coding sequence ATGAAAATCATAAGCGGTGCGTTGAGTTTTCTTTGGCGAATTTGGTTTGTACTGATTACCATTCTTTTTACTTTATTTTTTGCTCCTTTTGTTATTTTCCCTCTAAGTTTTCGGGAGAAGGACACCAAATACCTAGCTCAAGCTTTACGTCTTTGGGCACAATTGATTTTTTACGGTTCAGGTTTGAGCTATCAACTTCATTCGCATGAAAAATTAGATCATAATCAAGCTTACATCATTGTAGCCAATCATACTTCTTTGATGGACATTATGCTAATGCTCATCATTGTAAAGCAACCATTGGTTTTTGTAGGCAAAGCAGAACTCTCTAAACTCCCTATTTTTGGCCCAGTTTATAAAAGAGTGAATATTCCAGTAGACAGGCAGAATGCAGCAAGTCGAGCTTTGGTCTTTAGGAAAGTTTCAGAAAAAATCAAGCAAGGAAAATCCGTGTGTATTTTCCCCGAAGGAGGAGTGCCAAATTCTCAAGTTTTTTTAGACGATTTCAAAGATGGGCCATTTGCATTGAGTGCTATTTTGAAGATTCCCATGGTGGTATTTAGCTTTTGTGGAATGAAGGAACGCTTACCTTATGGCTACTTCACGGGTGGGCCGGGGCGAGTAGAAGTGTTCTTGAACGAAATTATTCCAGCTGGGAAGTTTGAGAAAAAAGAAATCCCAAAGTACAAAGAATATGTTTATCAACAGATATATCAGCAGCTGAAAATCTATGAGGAAAATAAAAATTTTTAA
- the recA gene encoding recombinase RecA: MAEKDTNSEKKKALQLVLDKMDKTYGKGTVMRMGDDAIDENIAVIPSGSLGLDIALGVGGYPRGRIIEIYGPESSGKTTLTLHAIAEAQKAGGIAAFIDAEHAFDRYYAQNLGIDVENLIISQPDNGEQALEIADNLIRSGAIDIIVIDSVAALTPKAEIEGEMGDSKVGLQARLMSQALRKLTGSINKTKCTAIFINQLREKIGVMFGSPETTTGGNALKFYASVRLDIRRSTQIKDNDNEITGNQTRVKVVKNKVAPPFRKAEFDIMYGTGISKNGEILDIGVDLGIIQKSGSWYSYNDSRLGQGRDAVKAIIGDNPELAEEIENKIKEELKEKDTAQK, from the coding sequence ATGGCAGAAAAAGATACCAATTCAGAAAAGAAAAAAGCGCTCCAGCTGGTGCTGGATAAAATGGATAAAACCTATGGCAAAGGAACGGTAATGCGCATGGGTGATGATGCGATAGATGAAAACATAGCGGTGATTCCTTCGGGCTCACTGGGGCTAGATATTGCTTTGGGCGTTGGTGGCTACCCACGTGGAAGAATTATCGAAATTTATGGGCCGGAATCTTCAGGGAAGACAACTTTGACGCTTCACGCAATTGCAGAAGCTCAGAAAGCAGGTGGTATAGCGGCTTTCATCGATGCAGAACATGCTTTTGACCGTTATTATGCACAAAATCTGGGGATTGATGTGGAGAATTTAATTATTTCTCAACCCGATAATGGAGAGCAAGCCTTGGAAATTGCTGATAATTTAATCCGTTCGGGAGCGATTGACATCATTGTGATAGACTCGGTGGCGGCATTGACGCCAAAAGCTGAAATTGAAGGTGAAATGGGGGACTCTAAAGTGGGGTTGCAAGCGCGTCTAATGTCACAAGCTCTACGTAAGTTAACTGGTTCTATCAACAAAACAAAATGTACGGCTATTTTCATCAACCAATTGAGAGAAAAAATAGGCGTAATGTTTGGAAGTCCCGAAACGACGACGGGTGGTAATGCATTGAAATTCTATGCATCAGTTCGTTTAGATATTCGTCGTTCAACGCAAATCAAAGATAACGATAATGAAATTACTGGAAACCAAACGCGCGTGAAAGTCGTGAAAAATAAAGTGGCTCCACCGTTCCGTAAGGCAGAATTTGACATTATGTATGGTACAGGAATTTCTAAAAATGGAGAAATTCTTGATATTGGAGTGGATTTGGGTATTATACAAAAAAGTGGCTCATGGTATTCTTACAATGATTCTCGACTAGGGCAAGGGCGAGATGCGGTAAAAGCCATTATTGGTGACAACCCAGAGTTAGCTGAAGAAATCGAAAATAAAATCAAAGAAGAGCTAAAAGAAAAAGATACTGCTCAGAAATAA
- a CDS encoding uroporphyrinogen-III synthase: MPKILLTKFYKPQILKQKFSKPLEIFSQDFIQTQVIPLEEIQKKLKREQKFIVTSKIAAKHILPLSLSGTFYCVGKTSAQLLSNAGHSVVTTQPDAESLSQWLLKNITTKSTIIYFCSEIRQPTIAEALQESHIQLKEIITYYTFSQSIKLNQDYDAYAFFSPSGVKSFLKENKIPKKSVIFAIGKTTAQALEKKGITQVEIPKEPDADSLFKKIEEYYGNQK, translated from the coding sequence ATGCCGAAGATTTTATTAACTAAATTTTATAAGCCTCAGATTTTAAAGCAAAAATTTTCTAAGCCTTTAGAAATTTTTAGTCAAGATTTCATTCAGACGCAAGTCATTCCGTTAGAAGAAATTCAGAAAAAACTCAAACGAGAACAAAAATTTATTGTAACAAGCAAAATAGCAGCCAAGCATATTTTACCTTTATCGCTCTCAGGCACTTTTTACTGCGTAGGGAAAACTTCTGCGCAATTGTTGTCTAATGCGGGACATAGTGTAGTGACGACTCAGCCTGATGCGGAAAGCCTATCGCAGTGGCTACTAAAGAATATAACTACAAAATCGACTATAATTTATTTTTGTAGTGAAATTCGCCAACCAACGATTGCTGAAGCTCTGCAAGAAAGTCACATTCAGCTCAAAGAAATTATAACGTATTATACTTTTAGTCAATCAATTAAATTGAATCAAGATTATGATGCATACGCTTTTTTTAGTCCATCGGGGGTGAAATCTTTTCTGAAAGAAAATAAAATTCCCAAAAAATCGGTTATCTTTGCCATTGGTAAAACTACCGCCCAAGCATTAGAAAAAAAAGGAATAACACAAGTTGAGATTCCAAAAGAACCTGATGCAGACAGTTTGTTTAAAAAAATAGAAGAATATTATGGCAATCAAAAATGA
- the hemA gene encoding glutamyl-tRNA reductase, which produces MLKEAKSLNQFYVIGVSYEKADVKTRGKFAFFDHLISSLVIESNLIGIQHLFVISTCNRTEIYFFAEEPDKMYEVYCKQVEGDVETFKQITFQKNGKDALEHLFRVSSGLESQILGDFEILGQIKIAFKKFKKAGSANAHLERFIDTAVRISKQIKNETSLSDGATSVSYAAVQYITHQFQNFKNKKITLFGTGKIGRNTCENLVKQTHNDQITLINRTNEKAVKLSDKLQVNQVDYKFLDKILNDSDIFIVSTGSSKPVIFKEMISTTKPLLLVDLSIPANVDADVKELPNVTLVNVDELSQTINQTLEDRQSQIPKVETIIRLNMWEFEEWLESRKFVPAIEAFRERMEFLAEFEKRKLEKKDIEISEKSLSTSLIQKMTNQFASYVMDSPEGEAEKTINLFNEIFHLELKQERK; this is translated from the coding sequence ATGTTGAAAGAAGCCAAATCGCTGAATCAGTTTTATGTAATTGGGGTAAGTTATGAAAAAGCAGACGTAAAAACCAGAGGAAAGTTCGCTTTTTTTGACCATTTGATCAGTTCATTGGTCATTGAGTCGAACCTAATAGGCATTCAGCATCTGTTTGTGATTTCTACCTGCAACCGTACCGAGATTTACTTTTTTGCAGAAGAACCAGATAAAATGTATGAGGTTTATTGTAAGCAGGTAGAGGGTGATGTAGAAACCTTTAAACAAATTACTTTTCAAAAAAACGGGAAAGATGCTTTAGAACATCTTTTCAGAGTTTCATCAGGTTTGGAAAGTCAAATTTTAGGTGATTTTGAAATTTTAGGACAAATTAAAATAGCCTTTAAAAAATTTAAAAAAGCGGGCTCTGCAAATGCTCATTTAGAACGTTTTATCGATACGGCAGTTCGTATAAGCAAACAAATTAAAAATGAAACCAGCCTTAGTGATGGAGCAACCTCGGTTTCTTATGCTGCAGTGCAATACATTACTCACCAATTTCAAAATTTTAAGAATAAAAAAATTACACTTTTCGGGACGGGAAAAATTGGGCGAAATACTTGTGAAAACCTCGTGAAACAAACCCATAATGACCAAATAACGCTCATCAACCGAACTAACGAAAAAGCAGTGAAATTAAGCGACAAGTTGCAGGTCAATCAAGTAGATTATAAGTTTTTAGATAAAATTTTGAATGATTCAGATATCTTTATAGTTTCTACTGGTTCATCAAAACCTGTGATATTCAAAGAAATGATTAGCACAACCAAACCCCTGCTGCTTGTCGATTTGTCGATTCCAGCAAATGTAGATGCCGATGTGAAGGAATTGCCAAATGTCACATTAGTGAATGTAGATGAATTATCACAAACTATAAATCAAACTTTAGAAGACAGGCAAAGCCAAATTCCTAAAGTAGAAACGATTATTCGGCTGAATATGTGGGAGTTTGAAGAATGGCTAGAGAGTAGAAAATTCGTACCAGCGATAGAAGCATTCAGAGAGCGGATGGAGTTTTTGGCTGAATTTGAAAAACGAAAATTAGAGAAAAAAGATATAGAGATTTCAGAAAAATCTTTAAGTACTAGTTTAATTCAAAAAATGACCAATCAATTTGCCAGCTATGTTATGGATAGTCCTGAAGGAGAAGCCGAGAAAACCATCAATTTATTCAATGAAATTTTTCATTTAGAATTAAAGCAAGAAAGAAAATGA
- the hemC gene encoding hydroxymethylbilane synthase encodes MSQAKNGNPKSKKIRIGTRKSPLALWQAQKAEEKLKEFGYETEIIPISSEGDLRLSQPIYELGITGVFTKTLDIALINQEVDVAVHSLKDVPTQLADGLHLAACLPRGSYQDILVYKSGDWAQKEKRIIATGSLRRKAFWLHQFPQDELTDLRGNVQLRIQKLLDNNWDGAIFAYAGLERSEILQSLEKKALKYQVLEDMISAPSQGIVGIVAREDLDLSALTHQSTHQAALAERAFLRRLEGGCTAPIGALAKVKGKEMHFKGAILSLGGEQKVAVEEKFEFSEATQAGMEMAEKALAKGAGDIVEQIKRYL; translated from the coding sequence ATGAGTCAGGCTAAGAATGGAAATCCCAAAAGCAAAAAAATACGTATCGGAACTCGGAAAAGCCCACTAGCACTTTGGCAGGCACAAAAAGCTGAAGAAAAGCTGAAGGAATTTGGGTACGAAACTGAAATTATTCCAATTTCTTCAGAAGGAGATTTACGCTTATCTCAGCCAATCTATGAGCTTGGTATAACTGGTGTTTTCACCAAAACTTTAGACATTGCTTTAATCAACCAAGAAGTTGACGTTGCTGTACATAGCTTGAAAGATGTGCCGACACAATTAGCTGATGGATTACACCTAGCGGCTTGCTTACCTCGTGGGAGCTATCAAGATATTTTAGTCTATAAATCAGGAGATTGGGCTCAAAAAGAAAAAAGAATAATAGCAACGGGAAGTCTTCGCCGAAAAGCTTTTTGGTTGCATCAATTCCCACAAGATGAATTAACAGATTTACGCGGGAATGTGCAACTAAGAATACAGAAATTATTAGACAATAATTGGGACGGAGCCATTTTTGCCTATGCAGGATTAGAACGTAGCGAAATTTTACAAAGCCTTGAAAAAAAGGCTTTGAAATACCAAGTTCTAGAAGATATGATTTCGGCGCCATCACAAGGAATTGTGGGGATTGTAGCTCGGGAAGATTTGGATTTATCAGCGCTTACACATCAGTCAACGCATCAAGCAGCACTCGCAGAAAGAGCTTTTCTGCGAAGATTAGAAGGAGGATGCACGGCACCCATCGGTGCCTTAGCGAAAGTTAAGGGTAAGGAAATGCATTTTAAAGGAGCAATTTTGAGTTTAGGCGGCGAACAAAAAGTGGCGGTAGAAGAGAAGTTTGAATTTTCAGAAGCTACTCAGGCAGGAATGGAAATGGCAGAAAAGGCATTGGCAAAAGGTGCTGGCGATATCGTAGAGCAAATAAAAAGATATCTCTAA
- the pth gene encoding aminoacyl-tRNA hydrolase, translating into MQKYLIVGLGNPGQKYEKTRHNIGFLILNRMAEKACASFENGNFGEILQFKYKARPVVLLKPNTFMNLSGNAVQFWMKKENINLENLLVVTDDLNLPFGTLRLRGKGSDGGHNGLKHIQQVLNTTKYPKLRFGIGDEFSRGQQIDYVLGEWSDDENLKLNERVETAAETCFSFIFAGLANTMNQFNGK; encoded by the coding sequence ATGCAAAAATACCTCATTGTGGGCTTGGGTAATCCAGGTCAGAAATACGAAAAAACACGTCATAATATTGGCTTTTTGATTTTGAACCGAATGGCTGAAAAAGCCTGTGCGTCTTTTGAAAATGGGAATTTTGGCGAAATTTTGCAGTTTAAATACAAAGCAAGACCCGTTGTTTTACTCAAGCCAAATACCTTTATGAACTTGAGCGGAAATGCTGTTCAATTTTGGATGAAAAAAGAAAACATCAACCTAGAGAATTTATTGGTAGTAACGGATGATTTGAACTTGCCCTTTGGAACTTTACGACTGCGAGGGAAGGGCAGCGACGGCGGACACAATGGTTTAAAGCATATTCAGCAAGTCCTGAACACAACAAAATATCCGAAGTTACGCTTTGGAATTGGCGATGAATTTAGCCGAGGACAACAGATAGACTATGTTTTGGGTGAATGGAGTGATGATGAAAATCTAAAATTAAACGAGCGTGTGGAAACCGCTGCTGAAACCTGTTTTAGCTTTATTTTTGCAGGGCTTGCAAATACGATGAATCAATTTAACGGGAAATGA